The genomic DNA CGACATCGCCCACCGCTAGTGGGCTGACACAGAAGTTTTGACAGGTTCAGAGGTTTCTAGGTCCACCGGGGTTTCAGAAGATTTCAAGGGAGGATAGAGGCGCTTGAGTTTGACCCGGGCCAAGTCGGTGCCGAACTGCCAGTGGATTTTGGTCTGACGTAGGTTGCGTGGGCCTTGCCAAGCGGCGATTTCCTTCCGCAAAGTTTCGAGGTTCGCAATGCGGCGATTCAAACACTGGCCGGCGAGAACAGCGAACTCACATTCCGCCATATTGAGCCAACTGCCATGCTTGGGGGTGTAATGAAATTCGAGCTTGCGGGTGATCCGGCGGGCTTCCTCTGGAGAAAAGACACTATACAAGGCCGCAGGAGTGTGGGTATTGAGGTTATCCACGACCAACCGGATTCGCTCCGCCTTCGGAAAGTACACATCAACGAGTTGCTGCATTTGCTGGGCAAAATCGCGTTTGGTGCGCTGTTTCGTGACATTAACATGACGCCACCCGCGCAAGGGTTGTACGAATAGAAATAAATTGGCGGTGCCTTCGCGTTTGTATTCACAGTCATAGCGCGCCGGTTGACCCGGGCGGGCGGGTTGAGGACAGCGGGTTTCGCTGGTCAATTGCACCGGACTTTCATCGAAGCACACTTGGGGGTATTGAGGATCATCGGGTTCGGCGTACAGGTCCAACACATCCTCCATATGCCAAACATAATCGGGACTGACACTGGGAATACACCATTCTTGACGTTGCCAGGGTTTGAGGTCGTTTTTTTAAGGATGCGCCGCACACTCTCACGGGAAATGGCTTCGATGGGCCGGAGTTCCATGAAGCGGTCCGCTAACAATTGGAGAGTCCACTGACAACGGCCAGCGGGCGGGGTACTACAGGCCAAGGCGACCAGAAAGGCGGCCTGTTTGCCGGTCAAGGCCGGGGGCAAACCGACTCGTGGCCGCTCGCTTAACGCCGCCAGCAACCCTTCGTCGACAAACCGTTGACGGGTACGATGAACGGTCGAAATCCCCAAGTGAAGGCTTTGGGCAATGGCCTCATCCGTCGCCCCTTCCGCAGCCTGCAGCAACACATGGGCACGGGCAACCTTGCGCGCCGCTGCCTTGCCTTTATGAATGACCTTCAGCAGGTCTTCCCGCTCCTCTTCAGTTAGATCAACCAGATACTTGTGGGCCATGGTGATTCCTCCTGTTGATCTCAACCATAGGGCACCCACCGCTACCTGTCAAAACTTCTGTGTCAGCCCACTAGCATCATCGTGCCGAGTACCACCGTGTCCTGCAGCTGTTCGCGCGCCTGACCGGGCGTAAGACCTTTATTCTTGCGCAATTCGACCATGCGTTCCACATACCGCTCGCGTACGGCTTCCGGCTCGATAATTTCCACGGTGGGCGGCAGGTCGACACCCTGTCCGGCGGCCACCGCTTCGATGGTAACGCGCGAACCGAGCAGCACACAGCGAGCGATGCCCTTTTCCGCGCATACGACGGCGGCGCGAATGGTGCGCGGTGTCGTCGGCGAGAACCGCGCTCGGCATGTGGTCGATCTGGGTGGCGGTGATAAAACCGTCGTTGGCCACGCTCAGGATGGGCAAGCCGCTCGCGAAAGCGTGCGAGGCCAGCTTGCGATGGATGGCCTCGGTGTGCAAGCTCTCAGACTAGCACGTCGGTACCTTCAGCGGCGCGCAGGCACAAGCCGACGAGGTCTTCCAGCAGATCTGGTTCCTGGCCAGCCGCCAACCGCTCGTCCGCTCGGACGAGCGACACCGGATCGGGCATCTCAATCGCATAGATCGCGCGGGCGAAGTGAAGCGAAGGCTCGTTAGCCGCCTCCTCCTGCGCTACCGGCTTGACAAAGTTGACCCAATACCCCTGTCGTTGCAGGGCGCGGACCACGCCGAGGGCGACGGGCTTCAACCCGACGTTCTGACGGATGGGAATCAGGTAGAAAATCTGCATCACGAACACTCCAGGCGATCACGGGCACCACTTCGCACGCCAGAACTTCGATCGCAGACGATGGCACGTACTCCAACGATCTTGACATCAGGTCACGGGTCCCGGATTGAACAGGACCAGCGCGTTATGCAGCTTCCACTGTTCGGCCCAGGTTTTCTGGCACCCGCTGGCCACCTCCAACAGCTGGCGGAACAGCTCCCGGCCGACTTCCTCAATGGTGGCTTCGCCGGTGGCGATGCGGCCGGCGTCAACGTCCATGAGGTCATGCCAGCGACGGGCCAAATCGTTGCGGGTGGCGACCTTGATGACGGGTGCGGCAGCCAAGCTGTAGGGCGTACCACGTCCGGTGGTGAAGACGTGCAGCGTCATGTCCGCCGCCAGTTGCAGCGCGCCGTGAGCTGGTCGATGCCGGCGCGTACTTCGGTGATTTCGGAGAACAGCACGGTGGCGCCGGCCCGGACCAGGAGATCCGTGCAAAAACCGACGGCCGGGTTGGCGGTGACCCCGGAAAAGGCGTCGCTGCCGCCACATTGCACGCCCACCACCAGCTCCGAGGCCGGGCAGGTTTCGCGCCGGTGTGCGTTGAGCTGTTCCAGATGCGACTCGGCGCGGGTCATGATCGAGGCGATCATCGACATAAAGCCGATGTGATGATCGTCTTGCAGACACACGACGTCCAGAGGAGGCTCGGCGTTTTCGCCCACATCGGCCACGGGACGTTCGTCGATGATCGGGATTGTGCCTGGCGGCAGTAGGCGCTGCGGTTGCAGCTTCTCGCAACCGAGACTCACGACCAGGACCTCGCCGCCGAAGTTGGGGTTGAGGCTGAAGTTGCGCAGGGTGCGGATCGGTACGACTGTGTCCGGCGCATCAATAGCTACGCCACAGCCATAGGTATGCTCCAATCCCACCACATCATCGACGTGGGGATATTTCGGCAGCAGCTCCTCCCGGATGCGCTGGACCACGACATCGACCACGCTCGCCACGCACTGCACGGTGGTGGTGATGGCCAGGAGATTGTGCGTACCGACCGAGCCGTCCGGGTTGCGGTAGCCCTCGAAGGCTACACCTTCGAGGGGTGGCGGCGCTATCGGTTCCCGGGTAGCGATGGGTAGGTCATCGAGCGCACGCGCCTCGGGCATTCGCAACCGCCGCTCATGCACCCAACCACCGGCTGGAATGTCCTGCAGGGCGTAACCGATCGTGGCGTTGTAACGGAGCACGGGTTGCCCGGCGGCGAGCGCGACCAGCGCCACTTTGTGGTCCTGTGGTACGGATTCGGTCAGGACCAGGCCGCAGGGAAAGCGGGCGCCGGCTGGCAGACCGTGGGTATTGACGACGATCGCCACGTTGTCTTGGGGATGGATTTGATGCAGAAGGGTTCTTCGGTAGAGGTTTGCGGGTGGCTGGACATGAGGGTGGACGCTCCTGATCGAATCGGTGGCAAGGGGTCGGCGGAACCTGTTTTTGCGGCGCCCGGTCCTGCGGGTGGCGCGGCGTTATCGGGCAACGCGGGGGCATCACGTCGCTATGTTCAGCGCAGTGGTAGGTGAAGATGGCCACGCCATCGCCGGTGATAAATCCGTGCTAGGTGACTTCCCGTTTACAGAAAGGACACCTTTCGACCGGGATCGATGAAAATCTGATGCGATTATTCATTAGCGCACACTCCATTTACCGCCTGGCGGGTTCGGTCACCAGGATCGCCCGAAAATCATTGACGTTGGTCAAGGTCGGCCCGGTGATCACTGAATTACCCAAGGCTTGGAAAAAGCCATGACCGTCGTTGTTGGCTAAACGCTCGCGCGGCTTAATGCCTTGCGCCCAGGCGCGGGCCAGGGTGTCCGGCGCGAGATACGCGCCGGCGATGTCTTCCTGACCATCCACCCCGTCGGTGTCGCCGGCCAGGGCGTGGATGCCGGGCTGACCGTCCAGGGCGATACCCAGCGCCAGCAGAAACTCGACGTTGCGCCCGCCGCGTCCCTGACCACGCACCGTCACGGTGGTTTCGCCGCCGGAGAGCAGTACGCAGGGCGGCGAAAACGGCTGGCCGCGCAAGGCGACCTGCCGGGCAATGCCGGCCATGACCGTCCCCACGTCGCGCGCTTCGCCTTCCAGACTGTCACCCAGAATGTGAATGGCGAGGCCCGCCCGACGGGCTACGGTGGCAGCGGCTTCCAGCGCCATTTGCGGGGTCGCGATGAGATGCGTCTCGCCGCTGGCCAAACGCGGATCGCCCGATTTGACTGTTTCGCCCACCCCGCTTTTCAGCAGCGTTCGCGCGGTGGGCGGCGCGTCGATCCCGTAGCGGGCAAGAATCGCCAAGGCGTCGGCGCAGGCGGTCGAATCGGCCACGGTCGGCCCGGAGGCGATGTCCATGGGGTTGTCGCCGGGTACATCGGAGATCAGTAGCGTCACCACCCGGGCCGGGTGACAGGCCGCCGCCAGCCGGCCACCCTTGATCGCCGACAGGTGGCGGCGCACACAGTTTATCTCCGAGATCGTCGCCCCACTGTTGAGTAAGGCGCGATTGATCGCCTGTTTGTCCGCCAGGGTCAGTCCTTCCCCTGGCAGCGGCAACAGGGCCGAGCCGCCGCCGGAGATCAGGCACAGCACCACATCGTTGGCGTTCAACCCACGCACCTGGTCGAGAATTCGCCGGGCGGCGGCAAGACCGGCAGCGTCTGGCACTGGATGGGCGGCTTCGATAATCTCGATGCGCGGGCAAGGCACGGCGTAGCCGTAGCGGGTCACCACCAACCCCTCTAGCGGACCGGGCCAATGGTCTTCCACCGCCTTAGCCATGGCTGCCGACGCCTTGCCGGCGCCAATCACGATCAGCCGGCCGGCGGGCGGTTCTGGCAAATAGGGCGGCACACACCGCGCCGGTTGGGCGGCGGCAATGGCGGTCTCGAACATCTCCCGCAATAACGCCTGGGCGTCGACAGTCTTCGGTGTGTCCATGATCTTCTCCGCGGGGGGTGATACCGATTCTCAATGGAATTTGAAGTGTGAATTCTGGTTCTGTTACGTTAGCTGAGAGGGTCCGATTTCGGTAAGCTACACGGCCCCTGTTCTGACTTGAGAACCCGCATGATCGACTTTAGAGGCCACCGCTTTGAACGAGACCTCATTCTGACGAGTGTCCGGTGGTACAGTCAAACAGTTTTTAGATAGTTTTAAAAACCGCTGTTAGAGCATCAAAAAGATTTTGGCAATTTAGAAGGATTTTTTTCAATTTTCCCTTGAGAATAGCCCAATAGTTTTCGATAGGATTCAAATCAGGTGAATAAGGAGGTAAGAATAACAATTGGTGCCCATTTTCTTCAATAATATTTCTTGTCTCTTCGGATTTATGGAAACTCGCATTATCCATAACGATAATGCAATTTTTTGGAAGCACAGGGATTAGGCATTTCTCAAGCCAATTATTAAATATCTCCGTATCCGTATTACATGCATAGGCTAGGGGAGCAATGATTTCATTATTGATGAGACCACTTATTCAGTTTTTCAGTGGGTTTGCTTTTCCGCTCACCGATAATAATTTCGCCTCTTGGACTCCAACCCCATTCATTTCTAATATTGTCGTGAAATCCAGATTCATCAACATATTGGGCTCCATTTTCACGCGACGCATTTTGCTCTACTCGTTGAGTAAACTCCATTCTTTCTTGTTCATCTCTTCCTTCGTACAGAAACGTTTTTTTATAAGTGATCTTGAGTGCCTTCAATCTTGCTTAAACGGATGAAGGCTTAACAGAAAAGTGTTCTGCGATCTGTTTTATGGTCACAGAAGGATTGTTTCTAATGTAATCCGCTAAATCAGAGTCACTCAATTTCCTTGCACGAAATTTGGTTCTTTTTTTGGTTTAACATCCCCCGTTTGCAGATACTGACGAACCCAACGATTCAGAGTATCCATCCCTATTTTGAAAAGTGTAATGATGTCCATCTTCGACAGGCCATTCAAGTAGCTCTGTATCACTCTTGTTCTTAAATCTTCACTATACGGCTTGGACATTGCACTACTCCATTTAGCTAATTTCTCCATCATATATTAACTAATAAAAACAGTTTGACTATATGTGTTTTCACAGCTTCTTTGCCTCTTTCCACAGCCGTTCCTTGCCAACTCGTTGGTGCCAGCTATCGAACTCCTCGCGGTACTTCGACAAGGGTTCAACGAGTTGCCGAGGATCTTCACTAAGAGAATATGCCATTCCCTCTTTGAACCAATTCGGCCTCAACCACTGGCCAATTACACCCAGCTGCTCCGATTGAAGATGGTGAATAATTTCATGGCGCAGAATAAACTCATTCCATCCAGCAGGGCCAATTACGATGCCAGATACGCCGACAGTCTTCGCCTTGGCCGGAGCGCGAAACCCGAATGCCTCAAAACACTTTGCAGAGGAACAGAACGTTGCCCGGGGCTTGTTGTGTATTGCGCCGACAGACGAATTCACGAAACTCAGCGCCAATTCGTAGATGGAGTTCGCTTCCTCCGCCCTTGCGAGATCTTCAACGCACACTTCTTCAGAGACGCAAGTAACCTCATTCCATTCCGGATCCAGTACACGCATTGGCTTGTAAAATGCCCAGCCCACTACTGGTGCGAGCAACAAACCAATCAATGTGATTCTTATCAACATGCTGATCGTTTCAACACATAACGGCCTGGCTCACAGGAGAGCGAACGAAGTGAGCGAATCCTGTGGAGCCAATTGTTAAGTTTCATTGTCACTGTATTCCAATGATTCTTTAACTAGGCTGCGATATTCGTTAATGAGACGATAATTATTTTTTGCCTCACCGTGTGTGCCACCACTGCTAAATTCAACCACTTGTCTTAGATGTGGATTTGATTTCTTAGTTAAGAATTGAGAAATGTTACTTAAAAAGCGTCCACTTTGACCTACATTTTCGCCAATCCCTGATTCAAATAATTTTTGTTTTATATCTTCCCTGTCAAATACTTTGTCATCAGAGAGTAGCAATTTGAAAAATACTTTTAATCTTGGCGTTAACTCACTATCTCGGTTAAACGTAGATATAAGTTCCCTTTTCAATGAATCAGAATCTAAACTGGATTTTTCTAAAGAAAATGAACTTTGTTTAGGTAGTGACTTTTCTTTATTCTTGGTTTCTCGCCGTTTTATATAATCTTTTGCTTCAGGCAATGGAATAATGATAGAGGGGTTTATATATAAGTTATTGTCTTCATCTATAATATGGCTCTAGCTTTACACACTCTATATCGATACCAAAACCAGTTAGCCACAATACAGCTGATATAACGTCAGAATGAAATTCCTTTGATGCAAGAATAATTCTCTGCTGGTTATTTAAGTTGTCTATTTCTTCATCGATGAAATCTTCGATTTTTAAACCTGCTTCATCTTCATTTGATCCAAGATATTCAGCATAGATATTTTTTATTTCTTCATATGTGAAGTTTGAACAATAAGAAGCATACTTAATTGATTGCCATTCAACAGCAGTACCAGAATCATCTCTTTTTAATTCAACGACTACCAAGTTGGCTTTTTTATCTATAGCTAATAAATCCAACCGAGATCGAGTTGGTAACTCATATTCTTTAGCAATAATAAGTAATTGTTCACCTAATATTTCAGGTGTTTTTTCTATCCATTCTTGAATATCAAAACGTTCTCTCAATCCCAAAGAGCTAAATGTTGCTTTGGATAATTCCTTGAGCGTTTTATTCTCTATATCAACTTTGTACATGTTTCTTCCAAAAACTTAACGACCCAATCACCGAGCCGACGGAGTGGAGCAATTTTTGTGGTAAAAGAGCGAAAGCGACACCACAAAAATTGTGCAACGTAGCTGGCTCCGCATGCATTAGCTTGTTAGATTGATTAATTACTTTGTGTGTAATTATGTGTGTCTTTTTCTTTTTACCGTCAACTCACCATCTAACATTATTGCCAAAACGATCTAGATATCGAAGACCAGCTTTTCCCTCTTGCGATATAATAGTATCAACAATATCAACTATCACCTCTTCGACGGAAAATTTCGCATCTTCACCTCCGATATCTGTCTTAATCCATCCAGGTGCCAAAAGGAGAATTGCATGGTCTTTTCCCTGACGAACTGAAAAACTTC from Gammaproteobacteria bacterium includes the following:
- a CDS encoding AAA family ATPase, yielding MQIFYLIPIRQNVGLKPVALGVVRALQRQGYWVNFVKPVAQEEAANEPSLHFARAIYAIEMPDPVSLVRADERLAAGQEPDLLEDLVGLCLRAAEGTDVLV
- a CDS encoding transposase, whose protein sequence is MSGLINNEIIAPLAYACNTDTEIFNNWLEKCLIPVLPKNCIIVMDNASFHKSEETRNIIEENGHQLLFLPPYSPDLNPIENYWAILKGKLKKILLNCQNLFDALTAVFKTI
- a CDS encoding glycerate kinase, with amino-acid sequence MDTPKTVDAQALLREMFETAIAAAQPARCVPPYLPEPPAGRLIVIGAGKASAAMAKAVEDHWPGPLEGLVVTRYGYAVPCPRIEIIEAAHPVPDAAGLAAARRILDQVRGLNANDVVLCLISGGGSALLPLPGEGLTLADKQAINRALLNSGATISEINCVRRHLSAIKGGRLAAACHPARVVTLLISDVPGDNPMDIASGPTVADSTACADALAILARYGIDAPPTARTLLKSGVGETVKSGDPRLASGETHLIATPQMALEAAATVARRAGLAIHILGDSLEGEARDVGTVMAGIARQVALRGQPFSPPCVLLSGGETTVTVRGQGRGGRNVEFLLALGIALDGQPGIHALAGDTDGVDGQEDIAGAYLAPDTLARAWAQGIKPRERLANNDGHGFFQALGNSVITGPTLTNVNDFRAILVTEPARR
- a CDS encoding DUF91 domain-containing protein, which translates into the protein MYKVDIENKTLKELSKATFSSLGLRERFDIQEWIEKTPEILGEQLLIIAKEYELPTRSRLDLLAIDKKANLVVVELKRDDSGTAVEWQSIKYASYCSNFTYEEIKNIYAEYLGSNEDEAGLKIEDFIDEEIDNLNNQQRIILASKEFHSDVISAVLWLTGFGIDIECVKLEPYYR